A single Mastomys coucha isolate ucsf_1 chromosome X, UCSF_Mcou_1, whole genome shotgun sequence DNA region contains:
- the Maged2 gene encoding melanoma-associated antigen D2 yields MSDTSESGADPARSQGKASEKDSSSAIQDLLTVTQNLEVSETPKAEKAPEVSEASKAPKAPGNPKATEVSKAPEASEAAATQASPTTQLSETQVLAAENKSPAADTKTQKADLQAMSMPATQTKKVSCGTDPKINTKAPETEAPASQAGADEPEPEGAAVQVQENQDTRPKVKAKDTQKGKHLDGEDDGNSDQSQASEATGGRRVSKALMASMARRASRGPIAFWARRASRTRLAAWARRALLSLRSPRARRGKARRRAAKLQSAQEPEAPPPRDVALLQGRANDLVKYLLAKDQTKIPIRRSDMLKDIIKEYTDVYPEIIERAGYSLEKVFGIQLKEIDKNDHLYILLSTLEPTDAGILGTVIWEVLRKLGLRPGIHHSLFGDVKKLITDEFVKQKYLDYARVPNSNPPEYEFFWGLRSYYETSKMKVLKFACKVQKKDPKEWAAQYREAMEADLKAAAEAAAEAKARAEIRAQMGIGLGSENAAGPCNWDEADIGPWAKARIQAGAETKAKAQGSGGTSASAGAGASTSASVGASGSASAGASAGASGGFSNNSSLTASLTFGLFAGLSGAGASTSSSSGACGFSYK; encoded by the exons ATGTCTGACACAAGCGAGAGTGGTGCAGATCCAGCTCGCTCTCAG GGCAAAGCTTCAGAAAAGGACAGCAGCTCCGCGATACAGGACCTGTTGACCGTGACCCAGAACTTGGAGGTCTCAGAGACACCAAAGGCTGAAAAGGCACCAGAGGTCTCAGAGGCTTCGAAGGCTCCAAAAGCCCCTGGGAACCCAAAGGCGACAGAGGTCTCAAAGGCCCCAGAGGCTTCTGAGGCAGCTGCCACCCAGGCCTCACCTACCACACAGCTGAGCGAGACCCAGGTTCTGGCCGCTGAAAACAAGAGTCCAGCAGCTGACACCAAGACGCAGAAGGCAGACCTGCAGGCTATGTCAATGCCTGCAACCCAGACCAAAAAGGTCAGCTGTGGTACCGATCCGAAGATCAATACAAAGGCTCCGGAGACTGAGGCTCCTGCCTCTCAGGCTGGGGCAGATGAACCAGAGCCTGAGGGTGCAGCTGTCCAGGTTCAGGAGAATCAGGATACTCGGCCCAAGGTCAAAGCCAAGGATACCCAAAAG GGGAAACACCTGGATGGAGAAGACGATGGCAACAGTGATCAGAGTCAGGCCTCAGAAGCCACAGGTGGTCGAAGGGTCTCAAAGGCCCTAATGGCCTCCATGGCCCGCAGAGCTTCAAGGGGACCCATAGCCTTTTGGGCCCGCAGGGCATCAAGGACTCGGTTGGCTGCCTGGGCTCGGAGAGCTTTGCTCTCCCTGAGGTCACCTAGGGCTCGCAGAGGCAAGGCCCGGAGAAGAGCTGCCAAACTGCAGTCAGCCCAGGAGCCTGAGGCACCCCCACCCAGAGATGTGGCCCTTTTACAAGGAAGG GCAAATGATTTGGTAAAGTACCTGTTGGCTAAAGATCAGACAAAGATTCCCATCAGACGCTCAG ATATGCTGAAGGACATCATCAAAGAATATACTGATGTATACCCTGAAATCATTGAACGAGCAGGCTATTCCTTGGAGAAG GTATTTGGAATCCAATTGAAAGAAATTGACAAGAATGACCACTTGTATATTCTTCTCAGTACCTTAGAGCCAACTGATGCAGGCATACTGGGAACG GTCATCTGGGAGGTGCTGCGCAAGTTGGGGCTGCGCCCTGG GATTCATCACTCACTCTTTGGAGATGTGAAGAAGCTCATTACTGATGAGTTTGTGAAGCAGAA gtaCCTGGACTACGCCAGAGTACCCAATAGCAATCCTCCTGAGTATGAGTTCTTCTGGGGCCTACGTTCTTACTATGAGACCAGCAAGATGAAAGTTCTCAAGTTTGCTTGTAAG GTGCAAAAGAAGGATCCCAAGGAATGGGCAGCTCAGTACCGAGAGGCAATGGAAGCAGATTTGAAGGCTGCAGCTGAAGCTGCTGCTGAAGCCAAGGCGAGGGCTGAGATTAGAGCTCAGATGGGCATTGGGCTTGGCTCTGAGAATGCTGCTGGGCCCTGCAACTGGGACGAAGCTGATATTGGACCCTGGGCAAAGGCCCGGATCCAAGCAGGAGCTGAAACTAAAGCCAAAGCTCAAGGAAGTGGTGGTACCAGTGCCAGTGCTGGTGCCGGTGCCAGTACCAGTGCCAGTGTTGGTGCCAGTGGCAGTGCCAGCGCTGGGGCCAGTGCTGGGGCCAGTGGTGGCTTCAGTAACAACTCCAGCCTGACTGCCAGTCTTACATTTGGGCTCTTCGCTGGCCTTAGTGGAGCTGGGGCCAGTACCAGCAGCAGCTCTGGTGCCTGTGGTTTCTCCTACAAGTGA